The Populus alba chromosome 6, ASM523922v2, whole genome shotgun sequence genome contains a region encoding:
- the LOC118033602 gene encoding protein CHLOROPLAST IMPORT APPARATUS 2 isoform X2 gives MSSPCISGGGRTYGFDLEIVKSSSISSTRTSHTSSPSSTISESSNSPLAISTRKSRTPRKRPNQTYNEAAALLSTAYPNIFSTKHLTKSSKFIKPQDNSLLLDQSSDLLLPFRVFDNSGFLIHQPIHGKPSYGNESKFANFTDKSSCQSSGEVDFHGNSMGLCDGLDEDFDAESILDEEFEEGIDSIMGHLSVGNEMVDEVSNGIGSSFGGQMNSWYGNSMGYNFGGKSQYGHGIAMRRGVRALRHVDEGNWWDFPIVDMLQISPRLTTTVAATANANSNKGPECSSIPKPKPKPKLKMKPNSSSEKKKKKVEKPAVMEEKNVELKDENPVKENSIPQSSQGLILKLNYDHVLSEWSDRGSPFSDESMGCAEGNDVSAGTD, from the exons ATGTCTTCTCCATGTATAAGTGGAGGTGGTAGAACCTATGGATTTGATTTAGAAATAGTCAAATCCTCATCTATTTCCTCAACAAGAACATCACACACATCTTCACCATCTTCCACTATCTCTGAATCTAGCAATTCCCCGTTAGCAATCTcaacaagaaaatcaagaactCCTCGTAAAAGGCCTAATCAAACTTACAATGAAGCAGCTGCTCTTCTTTCCACTGCCTATCCAAACATTTTCTCCACCAAACACCTCACAAAATCTAGCAAATTCATCAAACCCCAGGACAACAGCCTCCTCCTTGACCAATCATCCgacttgttattgccttttcGCGTCTTCGACAACTCTGGATTCCTAATTCACCAACCAATCCATGGAAAGCCCAGTTATGGAAACGAGTCAAAATTTGCGAATTTTACAGATAAGTCCTCTTGCCAGAGCAGCGGGGAAGTTGATTTCCACGGGAATTCAATGGGATTGTGTGATGGACTCGATGAGGATTTCGACGCGGAATCCATTCTTGATGAGGAATTTGAGGAGGGTATTGATAGTATTATGGGGCATTTAAGTGTAGGCAATGAAATGGTTGACGAGGTGTCTAATGGCATTGGTTCTAGTTTTGGTGGTCAGATGAATTCTTGGTACGGGAATTCAATGGGATATAATTTTGGCGGGAAATCACAATATGGTCATGGAATTGCAATGAGAAGAGGTGTTCGAGCTTTGAGGCATGTCGATGAAGGAAATTGGTGGGATTTTCCAATTGTTGATATGTTACAAATCTCTCCAAGACTCACCACCACCGTGGCCGCCACCGCAAATGCCAATAGCAACAAGGGTCCAGAATGCAGTTCAATTCCAAAGCCAAAGCCAAAACCAAAGTTGAAAATGAAACCCAATTCGAGCAgcgaaaagaagaaaaagaaagtggaGAAACCAGCTGTGATGGAAGAGAAGAATGTGgagttgaaagatgaaaatccAGTCAAGGAGAATTCTATTCCACAATCCAGTCAAGGGTtgatattgaaattgaattacGACCATGTCTTGAGCGAGTGGTCCGACCGTGGCTCGCCATTTTCCGACGAAAGTATGGGGTGTGCTGAAGGAAATGATGTCTCT GCTGGCACAGATTGA
- the LOC118033603 gene encoding tRNA-specific adenosine deaminase TAD2 isoform X3 codes for MDSHVEEGCSSETLAFMELAIEQAKDALNSLEVPVGCVIVEDGKVIASGRNRTTETRNATRHAEMEAIDVLLEQWQKSGLSVSEVAENFSTCSLYVTCEPCIMCAAALSILGIKEVYYGCANDKFGGCGSILSLHCSSSELPDSGDIAQRKDFKCTGGIMALEAVSLLRRFYEQGNPNAPKPHRPLVQQATNK; via the exons ATGGATTCTCATGTGGAAGAAGGGTGTTCTTCTGAGACTTTGGCATTCATGGAGCTTGCTATAGAACAG GCGAAAGATGCTCTGAACAGCCTTGAAGTGCCAGTCGG TTGTGTTATTGTTGAAGATGGGAAGGTCATTGCATCTGGGAGAAATCGAACAACAGAGACCAGAAAT GCTACAAGACACGCAGAGATGGAAGCAATTGATGTTCTTCTTGAACAGTGGCAAAAAAGTGGACTTTCAGTGTCAGAAGTTGCTGAAAATTTTTCAACATGCAGTCTCTATGTTACATGTGAACCATGTATAATGTGTGCTGCAGCTTTGTCGATACTTG GTATAAAAGAAGTATATTATGGATGCGCAAATGATAAATTTGGAGGTTGTGGATCAATATTGTCATTGCATTGTAGCAGCTCTGAACTACCTGACAG TGGGGACATTGCACAAAGGAAAGATTTCAAATGTACTGGAGGAATAATGGCACTTGAAGCAGTCTCTCTTCTACGACGTTTCTATGAACAAGGGAATCCCAATG CTCCAAAACCTCACAGGCCACTGGTTCAACAGGCAACAAACAAATAG
- the LOC118033603 gene encoding tRNA-specific adenosine deaminase TAD2 isoform X4 yields MPDFVYRVSTPSSSLPNFKFELNYVITKHARNLLDCLSSLVNLLIPQSQSQHSASIICVIVEDGKVIASGRNRTTETRNATRHAEMEAIDVLLEQWQKSGLSVSEVAENFSTCSLYVTCEPCIMCAAALSILGIKEVYYGCANDKFGGCGSILSLHCSSSELPDRELCN; encoded by the exons ATGCCTGACTTTGTATACAGAGTTAGCACCCCGAGTTCATCTCTACCCAACTTCAAATTTGAGCTCAATTATGTGATCACAAAGCATGCCAGGAATCTGCTGGATTGTTTGTCTTCTCTCGTAAATCTCTTG ATCCCACAATCCCAATCTCAGCACAGTGCAAGCATCAT TTGTGTTATTGTTGAAGATGGGAAGGTCATTGCATCTGGGAGAAATCGAACAACAGAGACCAGAAAT GCTACAAGACACGCAGAGATGGAAGCAATTGATGTTCTTCTTGAACAGTGGCAAAAAAGTGGACTTTCAGTGTCAGAAGTTGCTGAAAATTTTTCAACATGCAGTCTCTATGTTACATGTGAACCATGTATAATGTGTGCTGCAGCTTTGTCGATACTTG GTATAAAAGAAGTATATTATGGATGCGCAAATGATAAATTTGGAGGTTGTGGATCAATATTGTCATTGCATTGTAGCAGCTCTGAACTACCTGACAG GGAATTGTGCAATTGA
- the LOC118033603 gene encoding tRNA-specific adenosine deaminase TAD2 isoform X2 gives MTWVSASKQLSMPQSQMLIQLSSLLYHLLVKVSRFIFLPTGLCVIVEDGKVIASGRNRTTETRNATRHAEMEAIDVLLEQWQKSGLSVSEVAENFSTCSLYVTCEPCIMCAAALSILGIKEVYYGCANDKFGGCGSILSLHCSSSELPDSGDIAQRKDFKCTGGIMALEAVSLLRRFYEQGNPNAPKPHRPLVQQATNK, from the exons ATGACCTGGGTGAGTGCCTCCAAGCAATTAAGCATGCCGCAATCCCAAATGTTGATCCAACTAAGCTCACTGTTGTACCATCTACTGGTTAAAGTATCACGCTTTATATTTCTACCAACTGGCCT TTGTGTTATTGTTGAAGATGGGAAGGTCATTGCATCTGGGAGAAATCGAACAACAGAGACCAGAAAT GCTACAAGACACGCAGAGATGGAAGCAATTGATGTTCTTCTTGAACAGTGGCAAAAAAGTGGACTTTCAGTGTCAGAAGTTGCTGAAAATTTTTCAACATGCAGTCTCTATGTTACATGTGAACCATGTATAATGTGTGCTGCAGCTTTGTCGATACTTG GTATAAAAGAAGTATATTATGGATGCGCAAATGATAAATTTGGAGGTTGTGGATCAATATTGTCATTGCATTGTAGCAGCTCTGAACTACCTGACAG TGGGGACATTGCACAAAGGAAAGATTTCAAATGTACTGGAGGAATAATGGCACTTGAAGCAGTCTCTCTTCTACGACGTTTCTATGAACAAGGGAATCCCAATG CTCCAAAACCTCACAGGCCACTGGTTCAACAGGCAACAAACAAATAG
- the LOC118033603 gene encoding tRNA-specific adenosine deaminase TAD2 isoform X1 — protein sequence MPDFVYRVSTPSSSLPNFKFELNYVITKHARNLLDCLSSLVNLLIPQSQSQHSASIICVIVEDGKVIASGRNRTTETRNATRHAEMEAIDVLLEQWQKSGLSVSEVAENFSTCSLYVTCEPCIMCAAALSILGIKEVYYGCANDKFGGCGSILSLHCSSSELPDSGDIAQRKDFKCTGGIMALEAVSLLRRFYEQGNPNAPKPHRPLVQQATNK from the exons ATGCCTGACTTTGTATACAGAGTTAGCACCCCGAGTTCATCTCTACCCAACTTCAAATTTGAGCTCAATTATGTGATCACAAAGCATGCCAGGAATCTGCTGGATTGTTTGTCTTCTCTCGTAAATCTCTTG ATCCCACAATCCCAATCTCAGCACAGTGCAAGCATCAT TTGTGTTATTGTTGAAGATGGGAAGGTCATTGCATCTGGGAGAAATCGAACAACAGAGACCAGAAAT GCTACAAGACACGCAGAGATGGAAGCAATTGATGTTCTTCTTGAACAGTGGCAAAAAAGTGGACTTTCAGTGTCAGAAGTTGCTGAAAATTTTTCAACATGCAGTCTCTATGTTACATGTGAACCATGTATAATGTGTGCTGCAGCTTTGTCGATACTTG GTATAAAAGAAGTATATTATGGATGCGCAAATGATAAATTTGGAGGTTGTGGATCAATATTGTCATTGCATTGTAGCAGCTCTGAACTACCTGACAG TGGGGACATTGCACAAAGGAAAGATTTCAAATGTACTGGAGGAATAATGGCACTTGAAGCAGTCTCTCTTCTACGACGTTTCTATGAACAAGGGAATCCCAATG CTCCAAAACCTCACAGGCCACTGGTTCAACAGGCAACAAACAAATAG
- the LOC118033602 gene encoding protein CHLOROPLAST IMPORT APPARATUS 2 isoform X1 produces the protein MSSPCISGGGRTYGFDLEIVKSSSISSTRTSHTSSPSSTISESSNSPLAISTRKSRTPRKRPNQTYNEAAALLSTAYPNIFSTKHLTKSSKFIKPQDNSLLLDQSSDLLLPFRVFDNSGFLIHQPIHGKPSYGNESKFANFTDKSSCQSSGEVDFHGNSMGLCDGLDEDFDAESILDEEFEEGIDSIMGHLSVGNEMVDEVSNGIGSSFGGQMNSWYGNSMGYNFGGKSQYGHGIAMRRGVRALRHVDEGNWWDFPIVDMLQISPRLTTTVAATANANSNKGPECSSIPKPKPKPKLKMKPNSSSEKKKKKVEKPAVMEEKNVELKDENPVKENSIPQSSQGLILKLNYDHVLSEWSDRGSPFSDESMGCAEGNDVSARLAQIDLFSENGMREASVLRYKEKRRTRLFSKKIRYQVRKVNADQRPRMKGRFVRRPNPRSDEQEKKKKL, from the exons ATGTCTTCTCCATGTATAAGTGGAGGTGGTAGAACCTATGGATTTGATTTAGAAATAGTCAAATCCTCATCTATTTCCTCAACAAGAACATCACACACATCTTCACCATCTTCCACTATCTCTGAATCTAGCAATTCCCCGTTAGCAATCTcaacaagaaaatcaagaactCCTCGTAAAAGGCCTAATCAAACTTACAATGAAGCAGCTGCTCTTCTTTCCACTGCCTATCCAAACATTTTCTCCACCAAACACCTCACAAAATCTAGCAAATTCATCAAACCCCAGGACAACAGCCTCCTCCTTGACCAATCATCCgacttgttattgccttttcGCGTCTTCGACAACTCTGGATTCCTAATTCACCAACCAATCCATGGAAAGCCCAGTTATGGAAACGAGTCAAAATTTGCGAATTTTACAGATAAGTCCTCTTGCCAGAGCAGCGGGGAAGTTGATTTCCACGGGAATTCAATGGGATTGTGTGATGGACTCGATGAGGATTTCGACGCGGAATCCATTCTTGATGAGGAATTTGAGGAGGGTATTGATAGTATTATGGGGCATTTAAGTGTAGGCAATGAAATGGTTGACGAGGTGTCTAATGGCATTGGTTCTAGTTTTGGTGGTCAGATGAATTCTTGGTACGGGAATTCAATGGGATATAATTTTGGCGGGAAATCACAATATGGTCATGGAATTGCAATGAGAAGAGGTGTTCGAGCTTTGAGGCATGTCGATGAAGGAAATTGGTGGGATTTTCCAATTGTTGATATGTTACAAATCTCTCCAAGACTCACCACCACCGTGGCCGCCACCGCAAATGCCAATAGCAACAAGGGTCCAGAATGCAGTTCAATTCCAAAGCCAAAGCCAAAACCAAAGTTGAAAATGAAACCCAATTCGAGCAgcgaaaagaagaaaaagaaagtggaGAAACCAGCTGTGATGGAAGAGAAGAATGTGgagttgaaagatgaaaatccAGTCAAGGAGAATTCTATTCCACAATCCAGTCAAGGGTtgatattgaaattgaattacGACCATGTCTTGAGCGAGTGGTCCGACCGTGGCTCGCCATTTTCCGACGAAAGTATGGGGTGTGCTGAAGGAAATGATGTCTCT GCCAGGCTGGCACAGATTGATTTATTCTCAGAGAACGGAATGAGAGAAGCTAGCGTCTTGCGCTACAAAGAAAAGCGGCGTACACGCCTTTTCTCTAAGAAGATCAGATACCAGGTCAGAAAAGTCAACGCTGATCAACGGCCCAGAATGAAG GGAAGATTTGTGAGAAGGCCGAATCCAAGAAGTGATgaacaagagaagaagaagaagctgtga